Part of the Halobellus ruber genome is shown below.
CGTGGCGGCGCAACTCGACGCGCTCGCGGACGCCCCGATCAGACCCGGCGTGAACGTCCGCGCCGCCGCCGCCGCCCCGGTCGCAGAGGTCGCGAGCGTCTGTGCGGCCCACGATGCGATCCTGGAGATCAACGCCCACTGCCGGCAGGCAGAGATGTGTGCGGTAGGCTGCGGCGAGGCGCTGCTCCGGGACACCGACCGACTCCGTACGTTCGTTGCGGCCGCGAGCGACGCCGGCGCGGCGCCCGGCGTGAAGGTCCGCGCAGGGGTGTCGGGCGTCGACCTCCCCGGCGTCGCCCGCGCGGTCGCGGACGCCGGCGCCGAGGCGATCCACATCGACGCGATGGATTCGGAGCCGGTGGTCCGCGAGGTCGCCGAGGCGGCGCCGTCGCTTTTCGTGATCGCCAACAACGAGGTCCGCGGTCCGGAGAGCGTCGCCGAGTACCTGGGGTACGGCGCTGACGCCGTCAGCATCGGCCGGCCGAGCACCGATCCGGCGGTCCGACGGCGGGTCCGCCGCGCCGTCGAGCAGTGGGACGGCGGGACCGCAGACGCCACCGGGATATGTCTGGAGGCGGACGTGTCGTGACCCCCGGTACCGACCCCGACGCCGAGTGGGGGCCCGCGGAGCACGCCCAGGTAGCACTGCTCGCGGACGTCGCGGCGGCACCGAAGCCGGGGAACGTCGATCGCGACCACGACCACTCGAGCCTCCGGCTCGGCCACTTCCTCGCCGGCGGCGTCGGGGCGGGTGCGGGACTCCGCGACGCGGCCGCCGCCGACCCCGTCGGGGGCGCCTTCGAGCGCGCGGTCGCGGGGATGGCCCGGGGAGCCGGCACGAACACCCAGTTCGGGAGCCTCCTGCTCGTGGTGCCGCTCGTTCGCACCGCGGCCGCGGCGGATCGGGCGCTGTCGCCCGATGGCGCCGCCGCGATCGCGGAGTCGACGACCGTCGCCGACGCGGCGGCGTTCTACCGCGCGTTCGAGCACGTCGACGTCGCGGTCGCGGAGCCACCGGCAGGGATGGGCGAGCTGGACGTGCGGCGCGGGGCCGCAGCGATTCCGCGCCTGAAAGCCAGGGGACTCACCCTCTACGACGTGCTCTCCGGGAGCGCCGCGGACAGTAACGCGACCGAATGGACGACCGGCTTCCGGCGGACGTTCGAAACCGCGGCGGGGATCGTCGACGACGACGGCCCCCTCACGGACCGGGTCGCGCGGGCGTTCCTCGACCGCCTCGCGGCCGAGGCGGACACCCACGTTCGGACGACCCACGGCGCCGACGTCGCCACGGAGGTCCGCGAGCGTGCGGCAGCAGCGCGCGGCGACCCCGACGCCGTCGCCGCGCTCGATTCCGACCTGCTCGACCGCGGGATCAACCCCGGGGCGACCGCCGATCTGGTCACCGCGGCGGCCTTCGTCGCGCTCGAACGCGGGGTGTCGGTGTGAGCGGCGATGAGACGCCTCCCCGGGCGGACGGCGCCGAGGACTACGACCCCGTGACCGACCCGGCCGACGCCGACCGGGTCGACGGCTGGCCGCTCGCCCTGCGTGGGGTCACCGAATCGGTGGTGACGACGCTGGGGCCGAACGACCGGTGGAACCTGGCCGCGCTCGGGTTGCAGGCGCCGGACGGGTCTGTGGGGGCGACGCCGGCTGAGCCGGTCACCGCAACCACGTGGGGGAACACCCGGACGCGGCGGAACTTCCACCGGCAGGGCGGCGGCGTGATCCAGTTCGTCTCCGACCCGCGGACGTTCGTCGCTGCCGCGCTCACGATCCACGAGGTCGACGAACCGGTCCTCCCCGAGGCCCACGCGTGGGTCGAGGTGCGGGCCGAGCGGGTCGGTTCCGGCGAGGACGGCGGGACGCGGTGGGAGGAGTGGGAGCTCCGCCCCGTCGAGGCGGCCGTCGTCGACCCGGTCGTCCCCCGGATCAACCGGGGGTTCGCGGCCGTGATCGAGGCCACCGTGGCGGCCTCGCGGCTCGATGTTCCCGCGTACGACACCGACGACCTCCTCGCGCGGCTCCGGTGGCTCGCCGACGTGGTCGATCGGTGCGGCGGCCGCCCGGAACGGGAGGCGTTCGCGACGCTCGATTCGAAGACCGGGTGGCGCGAGCGACTCGACGACGCGACCGACGCGGTTCGGTTCGACCCCTGAGCGTCGGGCTCCGGCGATCGACGGGTCCGCGACCGTCGCGCACCGAAGACTCCTTGAGCCTCCTGCCCGAGATTCCGGGTATGAGTACAGACCAACGCGACGACGCCGGGGGGGCTGCCGGAGCCGACGCGGAGCCGGTCCACGAGAACGCCGGCCAGGACGTGATCGCTGTCGACGCCGACGACGAACGCACGGGGCTCGTGAACCGACTCGACGCCCACACGGGCGCGGGGACCCGCCACCGCGCGTTCACGTGTCTCGTCTTCGACGCCGAGGGCCACATCCTGCTGGGCCAGCGGTCGCCCGAAAAGCGGCTCTGGGACACCTTCTGGGACGGCACCGTCGCCTCCCACCCCGCCGAGGGCCAGTCACAACTCGAGGCGACCCGCGAACGCCTCGACGACGAACTCGGGATCACCCCGGACCAGTATTCTGACCTCCGGGTGACTGACAAGTTCGAGTACAAACGGTACTACGAGAACGCCGGCCTGGAGTGGGAGGTCTGTTCGGTGCTGAAGGTCACGCTCGAAGACGCTTCACTCGACCCCGACGAGTCGGAGATCGCAGGGCTGCTGTGGGCCGACTACGAGCACCTTCACGAGAACCCCTCGTGGTACCGGCAGCTCCGGCTGTGTCCGTGGTTCGAGATCGCGATGCGGCGGGACTTCGAGGAGTAACCGGAAAGACGCTTCCGACGGCGGTCGGAACCCCCTTGCCGGTCCGGCTCCTCCCCGGTGACGATGACGGACGCTACGCCGGCGCTCTACGACTCGCTCGACGGACAGGTCGCCCTCGTCACCGGCGCGAACCGCGGTATCGGCCGGGCGGTTGCGTCGAACCTCCACGATCTGGGTGCGACCGTCTTCGCCGCCACCCGCTCTG
Proteins encoded:
- a CDS encoding tRNA-dihydrouridine synthase; this encodes MFAPRVALASLSGAADAAWARAGADHAGAAFLGGIALDEPTREAARDLVARDREEFLPPDPVAFVAAQLDALADAPIRPGVNVRAAAAAPVAEVASVCAAHDAILEINAHCRQAEMCAVGCGEALLRDTDRLRTFVAAASDAGAAPGVKVRAGVSGVDLPGVARAVADAGAEAIHIDAMDSEPVVREVAEAAPSLFVIANNEVRGPESVAEYLGYGADAVSIGRPSTDPAVRRRVRRAVEQWDGGTADATGICLEADVS
- a CDS encoding triphosphoribosyl-dephospho-CoA synthase, which codes for MSGGGRVVTPGTDPDAEWGPAEHAQVALLADVAAAPKPGNVDRDHDHSSLRLGHFLAGGVGAGAGLRDAAAADPVGGAFERAVAGMARGAGTNTQFGSLLLVVPLVRTAAAADRALSPDGAAAIAESTTVADAAAFYRAFEHVDVAVAEPPAGMGELDVRRGAAAIPRLKARGLTLYDVLSGSAADSNATEWTTGFRRTFETAAGIVDDDGPLTDRVARAFLDRLAAEADTHVRTTHGADVATEVRERAAAARGDPDAVAALDSDLLDRGINPGATADLVTAAAFVALERGVSV
- a CDS encoding DUF447 domain-containing protein encodes the protein MSGDETPPRADGAEDYDPVTDPADADRVDGWPLALRGVTESVVTTLGPNDRWNLAALGLQAPDGSVGATPAEPVTATTWGNTRTRRNFHRQGGGVIQFVSDPRTFVAAALTIHEVDEPVLPEAHAWVEVRAERVGSGEDGGTRWEEWELRPVEAAVVDPVVPRINRGFAAVIEATVAASRLDVPAYDTDDLLARLRWLADVVDRCGGRPEREAFATLDSKTGWRERLDDATDAVRFDP
- a CDS encoding NUDIX hydrolase, whose translation is MSTDQRDDAGGAAGADAEPVHENAGQDVIAVDADDERTGLVNRLDAHTGAGTRHRAFTCLVFDAEGHILLGQRSPEKRLWDTFWDGTVASHPAEGQSQLEATRERLDDELGITPDQYSDLRVTDKFEYKRYYENAGLEWEVCSVLKVTLEDASLDPDESEIAGLLWADYEHLHENPSWYRQLRLCPWFEIAMRRDFEE